In one window of bacterium DNA:
- a CDS encoding TonB family protein, which yields MVWKQNLLLKAFVISLLIHIGGISIFSLILPVSIREIEPVEVSLLPTSNIPSPEKTYVVKNISPEIPKVSPKTEKIAIEKIRKDILKFSSEETIGASRIITPPEILSTRFELPDVKMPDIIPFGKTDTYSENRASISDVEIEGPAGNRSLIYKEPVEYPEWAIEKALEGNIRIKFWVAPDGKIILTNLITSSGYPELDLYAEQKFRKWLFEPIQTDKQAWGLITFRFYLK from the coding sequence ATGGTATGGAAACAGAACCTTTTATTGAAAGCATTTGTTATAAGTTTATTGATACATATCGGTGGAATCTCTATTTTTTCACTTATACTACCCGTATCAATAAGAGAAATAGAACCTGTGGAAGTTTCCCTTCTCCCTACAAGTAACATCCCATCTCCAGAAAAGACATACGTGGTGAAAAATATCTCTCCTGAAATTCCAAAGGTCTCACCGAAAACAGAAAAAATAGCAATAGAAAAGATTAGAAAGGACATTTTAAAATTCTCATCGGAGGAAACCATAGGGGCATCAAGGATTATTACACCTCCAGAGATACTCTCTACAAGATTTGAACTCCCTGATGTCAAGATGCCTGACATAATACCATTCGGTAAGACAGACACCTATTCAGAAAATAGGGCTTCCATATCAGATGTTGAAATAGAAGGTCCTGCCGGAAACAGGTCGCTCATCTACAAAGAACCAGTTGAATATCCAGAATGGGCAATTGAGAAAGCACTGGAGGGTAATATAAGAATTAAATTCTGGGTTGCCCCTGATGGTAAAATTATTCTTACAAATCTCATTACATCTTCCGGCTATCCTGAACTTGACCTCTATGCAGAACAGAAATTTAGAAAATGGTTATTTGAACCAATACAGACAGATAAACAAGCATGGGGTTTAATAACATTTAGATTTTACTTAAAATGA
- a CDS encoding winged helix-turn-helix domain-containing protein translates to MITEIGIVAGEVWQYLEKYNEASLSQIARAIKRERDLVMLSLGWLGREGHILITKEGDEYIITFRKKE, encoded by the coding sequence ATGATAACAGAAATTGGAATAGTTGCGGGTGAAGTATGGCAGTATCTTGAAAAATATAATGAGGCATCTCTTTCTCAGATAGCGAGGGCAATAAAAAGAGAAAGAGACCTTGTAATGTTAAGTTTAGGGTGGTTAGGAAGGGAAGGACATATTCTGATTACAAAAGAAGGCGATGAATATATAATAACCTTCCGTAAAAAAGAATAG
- a CDS encoding M55 family metallopeptidase, translated as MKIYICTDLEGATGIFKWEQTMKGAPEFKEAMKLLMGDISAVVEGLKDAGVKEIYVLDGHNGGNNFIPELMVPGVRYITGVPRPCPLYGLDESFDGFILLGYHSMNGTQDGLLHHTQNHITEAKYFYDGIERGEIYQCAVIAGHYNVPVILVSGDEAACKEAKATLGENLPCVAVKKGISRESAVLIPPEETREMLKEGAKKAVKLIPELKPYKIKLPVKLVVRRMDSEGKKLENPYFIEKEFLIDSALDIIKW; from the coding sequence ATGAAAATATATATATGTACAGATTTAGAGGGTGCTACAGGGATTTTTAAATGGGAACAGACAATGAAAGGAGCACCAGAATTTAAAGAAGCGATGAAACTTCTAATGGGAGATATATCTGCTGTAGTAGAAGGACTTAAAGATGCAGGTGTTAAAGAGATATATGTCCTTGATGGTCATAATGGAGGGAATAACTTTATACCAGAACTGATGGTCCCGGGTGTACGCTATATTACAGGTGTTCCTCGTCCATGTCCTTTATATGGTCTGGATGAGTCATTTGATGGTTTTATTCTGCTGGGATATCACTCAATGAATGGGACTCAAGATGGTTTATTACACCATACACAGAATCATATTACAGAGGCAAAGTACTTTTATGATGGGATAGAAAGAGGTGAAATCTATCAGTGCGCTGTAATTGCGGGACACTATAATGTTCCTGTTATACTCGTTTCAGGAGACGAAGCAGCATGTAAGGAAGCGAAGGCAACATTGGGAGAAAATCTACCCTGTGTAGCAGTAAAGAAGGGTATAAGTAGAGAATCAGCTGTTTTAATACCTCCAGAAGAGACGCGAGAGATGTTAAAGGAAGGGGCTAAAAAGGCAGTGAAGTTAATCCCGGAACTTAAGCCATATAAGATAAAACTTCCTGTAAAGTTGGTTGTAAGAAGAATGGATTCTGAGGGGAAAAAGTTAGAAAATCCATACTTTATAGAAAAGGAGTTTTTGATTGATTCAGCACTTGATATAATAAAGTGGTAG
- a CDS encoding acetylxylan esterase encodes MEHNKQIKNTYGHMVTDYYVAVLREIYKERAKKLKSIKTRKDAEKYQEYVRSAIKKAFPLPETKTPLTPRITGVLEKPGYKIEKIIFESRKKFFVTGNLYIPNNLKREAPAVLVSCGHETKGKAYPLYQQVCIRLVKSGFVVFIYDPISQGERDQYYDTFDEQHPLRTNCCYAHNMLGKQLELVGDFFGAWRVWDGIRALDYLLSRSEVDHKKIGLTGCSGGGTLTTWLWALDDRFTFAAPSCFITTFLANMENELPSDNEQCPPGIIAAGLEQSDFFIAKAPKPVILLGQKYDFFDIRGFREAYSDIRRFYRIYRAEDNIRVFIGENLHGYSPDHQKEMVKFFCRYTGTKPYTEDVSYTVEQIENLWATRKGQVISEGSKPAYEIIAEISKEITRKKRDRSFQQISSTVKKILNISISKAVPYYRILRPFYSEKGDYVISRYAIETEKNISVILYKKARDTSKAFVLEPEKNISLYIPHISALQDIEEDPLALSLFSEGDIYSIDVRGIGVSMPDTPDDFLHPYGYNYLLKSYALMLGKPYLGQRIYDILSAFNLLKSKGVKEISLYGRGQGSIIALFIAILCKDIKKVVIKNYPPSFYEWTQVPSFLWPDANVPPSILKYIDIPELIKTLEGKIELIEPWGPDMGASQWKIKY; translated from the coding sequence ATGGAGCATAATAAGCAAATAAAAAATACATATGGACATATGGTAACGGACTATTATGTGGCTGTATTACGAGAGATATATAAAGAAAGAGCAAAGAAACTTAAATCTATAAAAACAAGGAAAGATGCAGAAAAATATCAGGAATATGTCCGGTCTGCAATCAAAAAGGCATTTCCTTTACCTGAAACCAAGACACCATTGACCCCCAGAATCACAGGAGTACTGGAAAAACCTGGGTATAAGATAGAAAAGATTATTTTTGAAAGTAGAAAGAAATTTTTTGTAACAGGAAACCTTTATATACCTAACAATCTCAAGAGGGAAGCACCTGCGGTTCTGGTTTCCTGTGGACATGAGACAAAAGGGAAAGCATATCCTCTGTATCAGCAGGTCTGTATCCGTCTGGTAAAGTCCGGTTTTGTTGTCTTTATATATGACCCTATCAGTCAGGGTGAGAGAGACCAGTACTATGATACTTTTGATGAGCAACATCCTTTGAGGACTAATTGTTGTTATGCACACAATATGCTTGGGAAACAATTAGAACTGGTTGGAGATTTTTTTGGTGCCTGGCGTGTATGGGATGGTATCAGGGCACTTGACTATCTCCTTTCAAGAAGTGAAGTAGACCATAAAAAAATAGGACTTACCGGTTGTTCTGGTGGGGGAACACTCACCACCTGGCTCTGGGCACTTGATGACAGATTTACTTTTGCTGCACCTTCCTGTTTTATTACAACATTTCTTGCAAACATGGAAAACGAACTCCCCTCTGATAATGAACAGTGTCCACCAGGAATTATTGCTGCAGGACTTGAACAGTCGGACTTTTTTATAGCAAAGGCACCAAAGCCAGTAATTTTACTCGGGCAGAAATATGACTTCTTTGATATCAGGGGATTTAGAGAAGCATATTCAGATATTAGAAGATTTTACCGTATATACAGAGCAGAAGATAATATAAGAGTGTTTATTGGAGAGAACCTCCATGGTTATTCCCCAGACCACCAGAAAGAGATGGTAAAGTTTTTCTGCAGGTATACAGGGACGAAGCCATACACAGAAGATGTCTCTTACACTGTTGAACAGATAGAAAATCTTTGGGCAACAAGAAAGGGACAGGTTATATCAGAAGGGTCAAAACCCGCATATGAGATAATTGCAGAAATATCAAAGGAAATAACCCGGAAAAAAAGGGACCGTTCATTTCAGCAAATTTCATCCACAGTGAAAAAGATATTGAATATTAGTATTTCTAAAGCAGTTCCCTATTATAGAATCCTCCGACCTTTTTATTCCGAAAAAGGTGATTATGTTATCTCCAGATATGCAATAGAAACAGAAAAAAATATCTCTGTAATCCTATATAAGAAGGCAAGAGATACTTCTAAGGCTTTTGTCCTTGAACCAGAAAAAAATATTTCTCTTTATATCCCTCATATAAGTGCATTACAGGATATTGAAGAAGACCCATTAGCACTTTCTCTGTTCTCTGAAGGGGACATTTATTCTATTGATGTCCGTGGTATAGGTGTATCTATGCCAGATACTCCTGATGACTTTTTACACCCATATGGATATAACTATCTGCTAAAGTCATATGCACTTATGTTAGGAAAGCCCTATTTAGGTCAGCGGATATATGATATCCTCTCTGCATTTAACCTTCTTAAAAGTAAAGGTGTAAAGGAGATATCTCTTTATGGAAGGGGACAGGGTTCCATCATAGCACTCTTTATTGCTATTCTTTGTAAAGATATAAAAAAAGTAGTAATAAAAAATTATCCACCCTCTTTTTATGAATGGACACAGGTTCCTTCATTTCTCTGGCCTGATGCAAATGTCCCGCCATCCATCCTTAAATATATAGATATCCCTGAATTGATAAAAACACTGGAGGGTAAGATAGAACTTATAGAGCCATGGGGACCTGATATGGGAGCAAGTCAATGGAAGATAAAATACTGA
- a CDS encoding SIS domain-containing protein codes for MEDKILKEIVDTVKGIEKENYTLIISIIKKAKRVFVVGTGRSGLIGRCFATRLRHINIESYVTGETICPPIRKGDLLVAISSSGTKKTVAAITEIAKESGAKILVITSEKNSPLTELADHIVLIPAKNSIQFGGSLFEQVVSIFLDISLEKFRKQEGISYSNMVKRHTNLE; via the coding sequence ATGGAAGATAAAATACTGAAGGAGATCGTAGATACAGTAAAAGGGATAGAAAAAGAGAATTATACACTTATAATTTCTATTATTAAAAAAGCAAAAAGGGTATTTGTTGTAGGGACAGGAAGAAGTGGACTGATAGGAAGATGTTTTGCAACTCGCCTTAGACATATCAATATCGAAAGTTATGTTACAGGGGAGACCATCTGTCCGCCAATAAGAAAAGGAGACCTGCTTGTTGCTATATCATCTTCAGGAACTAAAAAAACTGTTGCAGCCATAACAGAGATAGCAAAAGAGTCCGGAGCAAAGATACTTGTTATTACATCTGAAAAAAATAGCCCTCTAACAGAATTGGCTGACCATATAGTTCTCATACCTGCAAAAAACTCTATTCAGTTTGGTGGTTCACTTTTTGAACAGGTAGTATCTATATTCCTTGACATCTCTCTGGAAAAATTCAGAAAACAGGAAGGGATTTCTTACAGCAATATGGTTAAGAGACATACCAATTTAGAGTAG
- a CDS encoding class II aldolase/adducin family protein: MNKDLRKEVWESNIFLWKNGLVYGSQGNVSGADRKEGMIYIKPSGVSYEKLCEHMIVRVDMAGNTVDKKGLKPSVDTPHHLFLYKNLKDICGVCHTHSKFITVFAILGIPVPVLTTAHADVFGSEIPVSRYVDNTGDNIGVELLKVYKKTGCNAIILGKHGLFTFGETPSKSAFYALMAEYCAEVSYYALLGRKLTGKKIMPLCKKEIEKWYSRYHSSRYGQK, encoded by the coding sequence ATGAATAAGGATTTAAGAAAAGAGGTATGGGAATCAAATATATTTTTGTGGAAGAATGGTCTTGTATATGGCAGTCAGGGGAATGTAAGCGGGGCAGATAGAAAAGAAGGGATGATATATATAAAGCCCAGCGGTGTTTCATATGAAAAACTTTGTGAACATATGATAGTCAGGGTTGATATGGCAGGAAATACAGTAGATAAAAAGGGGCTTAAACCATCTGTGGATACCCCGCATCATCTATTTCTCTATAAAAACCTGAAAGATATCTGCGGGGTCTGTCATACCCACTCTAAGTTTATCACTGTCTTTGCTATACTTGGAATACCTGTTCCTGTTTTAACAACAGCACATGCGGATGTCTTTGGAAGCGAGATACCTGTAAGCAGGTATGTGGATAACACAGGAGATAATATAGGGGTAGAGCTGCTAAAGGTATACAAAAAGACCGGCTGTAATGCCATAATTCTTGGTAAACATGGACTTTTTACTTTTGGAGAGACACCTTCAAAGAGCGCATTTTATGCCCTTATGGCTGAATATTGTGCAGAGGTTTCTTATTATGCATTACTGGGCAGGAAATTGACAGGTAAAAAGATTATGCCTCTCTGTAAGAAAGAGATTGAAAAGTGGTATAGCAGGTACCACTCTTCTCGCTATGGACAGAAGTGA
- a CDS encoding ribulokinase, with amino-acid sequence MYSLGLDFGTNSVRAIILDLENGIEIAEAVCNYPSGTEGIILDEKDPHLARQNPYDYHICMEKVIKDVVRKAKRDKIFRPEKIIGIGVDTTGSTPMPVDEEMVPLSFHKEFKNNKNAMAYLWKDHTGADEAEEITEIARKERPEYLSKIGGVYSSEWFFSKLLHLIRTDPNVFNKMASFVELCDYIPAILSGKRSPSEVIRSICAAGHKAMYSEEWGGLPDEEFLCRVDERFKGIRNKLYQKAYPAGEIAGYLCPNWAKKTGLQQGIPVSVGAFDAHMGAVGAGVGPGDLVKVIGTSSCDMTVAPMDKKIRDIPGICGIVPHSIIPGYIGIEAGQSAVGDIFNWFVKKFAPPTVKDPHRYYATLAGKLKPGETGLVVLDWHNGNRNVLVDQKLTGLILGLTLNTRPEEIYRTLIEATGFGARVIIERMEEYGVEINEIVATGGIPDKNPLLMQIYADITGRTLKIAESSQTCASGAAMFGAIAAGKEKGGFESVEEAQKRICRYKDEIYSPCMKNKMVYDRLYGIYRDLHDVFGTKETGKNLYYVMKELLEIRKGIG; translated from the coding sequence ATGTACTCATTAGGACTGGACTTCGGGACAAATTCTGTAAGGGCTATAATCCTTGACCTTGAAAATGGTATTGAGATAGCAGAGGCGGTCTGTAATTATCCATCAGGAACAGAAGGTATTATACTTGATGAAAAAGACCCGCACCTTGCCAGACAGAACCCTTATGACTACCACATATGTATGGAAAAGGTGATAAAGGATGTTGTAAGGAAGGCAAAAAGGGATAAAATCTTCAGACCTGAAAAGATTATAGGGATTGGTGTGGATACAACAGGTAGTACCCCTATGCCTGTGGATGAGGAGATGGTCCCCCTTTCCTTTCATAAGGAATTTAAAAACAACAAAAATGCGATGGCATACCTCTGGAAAGACCATACAGGTGCAGATGAAGCAGAGGAGATAACAGAGATTGCGAGGAAAGAAAGGCCTGAGTATCTTTCAAAGATAGGGGGAGTATATTCATCAGAATGGTTCTTTTCAAAACTGCTCCATCTGATAAGAACAGACCCAAATGTATTTAATAAGATGGCGTCATTTGTAGAACTCTGTGATTATATCCCGGCAATTTTAAGCGGTAAGAGGAGCCCTTCTGAAGTTATAAGAAGCATATGTGCAGCAGGGCATAAAGCAATGTATAGTGAGGAATGGGGTGGTCTTCCTGATGAGGAGTTTTTGTGCAGGGTAGATGAAAGGTTTAAGGGGATAAGGAACAAACTGTATCAGAAGGCATATCCTGCGGGTGAGATTGCTGGCTATCTATGTCCTAACTGGGCAAAGAAGACAGGGCTTCAACAGGGTATCCCTGTAAGTGTGGGTGCCTTTGACGCCCATATGGGTGCTGTGGGTGCAGGGGTAGGTCCAGGGGATTTGGTAAAGGTGATAGGAACCTCTTCCTGTGATATGACAGTGGCACCAATGGATAAGAAGATAAGAGATATTCCTGGAATATGTGGGATAGTTCCTCACTCCATTATCCCTGGCTATATCGGAATTGAAGCAGGACAGTCCGCTGTGGGTGATATATTTAACTGGTTTGTTAAAAAGTTTGCGCCTCCTACAGTTAAAGACCCACATAGATATTATGCTACACTTGCAGGAAAACTTAAACCTGGTGAGACAGGGCTTGTTGTACTTGACTGGCACAATGGAAACCGTAATGTCCTTGTGGACCAGAAACTTACAGGACTTATACTCGGGCTGACATTAAATACCAGACCTGAAGAGATATACAGAACACTTATAGAGGCAACTGGCTTTGGTGCGAGGGTAATAATTGAGCGGATGGAGGAGTACGGAGTGGAAATAAATGAGATAGTTGCAACCGGTGGTATCCCTGATAAAAACCCGCTTCTAATGCAGATATATGCAGATATTACAGGAAGAACTCTTAAGATAGCAGAGTCATCACAGACATGTGCTTCAGGAGCTGCGATGTTTGGGGCTATTGCTGCTGGAAAAGAAAAAGGAGGATTTGAGAGTGTGGAAGAGGCACAGAAAAGGATATGCAGATACAAAGATGAGATTTATAGTCCATGCATGAAAAACAAGATGGTTTATGACCGGCTTTATGGTATATACAGAGACCTCCATGATGTTTTCGGCACAAAAGAGACAGGAAAAAATCTCTACTATGTGATGAAGGAACTTCTTGAGATAAGGAAGGGAATAGGATGA
- a CDS encoding YggS family pyridoxal phosphate-dependent enzyme encodes MESIKENVKRILAEIPEGVVLVAATKGRSIEEINEAIDSGIKVIGENYVQEAEEKFKEIGKSVQWHFIGHLQRNKVKKALDIFDCIETLDNINLAKEIDKYAGKKGIIFPVLIEVNSAREPQKSGILPEEVERFISEISELKNIKVEGLMTMGPMVEKPEDIRPYFCLTKTIFYKLKEKKFPNVEMKYLSMGMSGTWKIAIKEGANIIRIGSAIFGQRRKL; translated from the coding sequence ATGGAAAGCATAAAAGAAAATGTGAAGAGAATCCTTGCTGAGATACCTGAAGGAGTGGTTCTTGTTGCTGCTACAAAAGGAAGAAGTATAGAAGAAATAAATGAAGCAATTGATTCAGGTATAAAAGTTATCGGTGAGAATTATGTCCAGGAGGCAGAAGAAAAATTTAAGGAGATAGGGAAGTCAGTCCAGTGGCACTTCATAGGACACCTTCAGAGAAATAAGGTGAAAAAAGCACTGGACATCTTTGATTGCATAGAAACACTTGATAATATCAATTTAGCAAAAGAGATAGATAAATATGCAGGGAAAAAAGGAATTATATTTCCAGTGTTAATCGAAGTGAATAGCGCACGAGAACCACAGAAGTCAGGGATTTTACCTGAGGAGGTAGAAAGATTTATCAGTGAGATATCTGAATTGAAAAATATAAAAGTTGAAGGGTTGATGACGATGGGACCAATGGTTGAAAAACCTGAGGATATAAGACCTTATTTCTGTTTAACAAAAACAATTTTTTATAAACTTAAAGAAAAGAAATTTCCCAATGTAGAGATGAAATATCTCTCTATGGGTATGAGCGGTACATGGAAGATAGCCATAAAAGAGGGAGCAAATATAATACGTATCGGAAGTGCTATCTTTGGACAGAGGAGAAAATTATGA
- a CDS encoding sugar phosphate isomerase/epimerase, whose amino-acid sequence MKFAFMSFTTPDKTLKEMLDIAKKYGYDGIEPRAQQGHRHGVELEATVEERNKIKKTFEDERIECACIATSIHYCFTDDEKREKEIELTKRFIDLAVDIGCKRIRVFGGMPDKTISYEEAIKIVGDALSKVKEYAEINRVYVCLETHDFFSLPDIAASAVKMAGSPFIRINWDIMHPFTKLRTIEEAFEELKGLIEHCHVHDGTYDKARIPKLALMGQGEIPYNIAVRLLKNSGYNGYLSGEYINAWPPEVVLPHDIEVLKSYM is encoded by the coding sequence ATGAAATTTGCGTTTATGAGTTTTACCACACCTGATAAGACATTGAAAGAGATGCTGGATATTGCAAAAAAGTATGGATATGATGGAATTGAACCGAGAGCACAACAGGGACACAGACATGGTGTAGAACTTGAAGCAACGGTTGAAGAAAGGAACAAAATTAAAAAAACTTTTGAAGATGAAAGGATTGAATGTGCCTGTATTGCTACTTCTATACATTACTGTTTCACTGATGATGAAAAAAGAGAAAAAGAAATAGAACTTACAAAAAGGTTTATTGACCTTGCTGTGGATATTGGATGTAAAAGAATCAGGGTTTTTGGTGGTATGCCTGACAAAACCATCTCTTATGAGGAAGCAATAAAGATTGTTGGGGATGCACTTTCAAAAGTCAAGGAATATGCAGAAATAAACAGGGTCTATGTGTGCCTTGAGACCCATGATTTTTTCTCTCTACCTGATATTGCCGCATCTGCAGTAAAGATGGCAGGCAGCCCTTTTATAAGGATTAACTGGGATATTATGCATCCTTTTACAAAATTAAGAACTATTGAGGAGGCATTTGAAGAACTTAAAGGGCTGATTGAACACTGTCATGTACATGATGGTACTTATGATAAGGCGAGGATTCCAAAATTAGCATTGATGGGACAGGGAGAGATACCCTATAATATAGCAGTCCGACTTCTAAAAAACTCTGGATACAATGGCTATCTTTCTGGTGAGTATATCAACGCCTGGCCACCAGAGGTAGTTCTTCCCCATGATATTGAAGTCCTTAAGAGTTATATGTAG
- a CDS encoding deoxyhypusine synthase family protein has protein sequence MARQEYLYVKNFIKYNFRHFNAAVVVSASEAYVQHLKEGGKMMITIAGAMSTAELGLTLAEMIREEKVHAITCTGANLEEDIYNLVAHNYYVMVPNWRDLSPDEEEKLLQRQLNRVTDTCIPEEEAMRRLEKAVIKYWKKAEEEGKRYFPYEYMYQVIRSGDLEKYYQIDPKDSWVVAACEKNIPIFVPGWEDSTLGNMFVAQVKKKEIKEISIVKSGLETMDFLIDWYLANSKDTSIGFFQIGGGIAGDFPICVVPLIRQDMKKQCKLWGYFCQISDSTTSYGSYSGAIPNEKITWEKLGVDTPKFIIESDATIVAPLMFAYILAE, from the coding sequence ATGGCCAGGCAGGAATACCTTTACGTCAAAAATTTTATTAAATACAACTTTCGCCATTTTAATGCTGCTGTTGTGGTATCTGCATCTGAAGCATATGTCCAACACCTGAAAGAAGGTGGTAAGATGATGATAACTATTGCAGGCGCAATGAGCACAGCAGAGTTAGGACTGACACTTGCAGAGATGATAAGGGAAGAAAAAGTTCATGCTATTACCTGCACAGGAGCAAACCTTGAAGAAGATATATATAACCTCGTTGCACATAACTATTATGTTATGGTTCCTAACTGGAGAGACCTTTCTCCAGATGAAGAGGAAAAACTGCTCCAGCGACAACTAAACAGAGTAACAGATACCTGTATTCCTGAAGAAGAAGCGATGAGACGATTGGAAAAGGCAGTAATAAAATACTGGAAGAAAGCAGAGGAAGAAGGGAAAAGGTACTTCCCGTATGAGTATATGTATCAGGTTATTAGAAGCGGCGACCTTGAAAAATATTACCAGATTGACCCGAAGGACTCCTGGGTAGTTGCTGCCTGTGAAAAAAACATACCTATATTTGTTCCGGGGTGGGAGGACTCTACATTAGGCAACATGTTTGTGGCTCAGGTAAAGAAAAAAGAGATAAAAGAGATATCTATTGTGAAATCAGGGCTTGAAACAATGGACTTTCTTATTGACTGGTATTTAGCAAACTCAAAAGATACAAGTATTGGATTTTTTCAGATAGGAGGAGGTATTGCAGGGGACTTCCCTATATGTGTTGTCCCTCTCATCAGGCAGGATATGAAGAAACAATGTAAACTCTGGGGATATTTCTGCCAGATATCTGACAGTACCACATCTTATGGTTCTTACAGTGGTGCTATCCCGAACGAAAAGATTACATGGGAAAAGTTAGGGGTAGATACACCTAAATTCATCATTGAAAGTGATGCTACAATAGTAGCCCCTCTTATGTTTGCTTACATACTCGCTGAGTGA
- a CDS encoding lipoate--protein ligase family protein — MKKWRLIISGVMSPEENMGVDYALWQSTSSGESTPVIRFYQWNPPAVSVGYNQSTNDLINTEFCSTHNIPIVKRPTGGSAIFHDIELTYSFCGNVKNHYSFGMPLSSYITVCEGIIKGLEYLGIKAEIRGFSEGKEPSYTTRDCFSLSSRHDIVVEGRKIVGSAQRRNKNAFLQHGSILIDINRELWDAIFIEKVDFLKIISLKELFKKSISIEMLIKNIIMGFEDIFGVHFLEGALTEKERNRIGEWKSYQKAG; from the coding sequence ATGAAAAAATGGCGACTTATTATATCTGGTGTTATGTCTCCGGAAGAAAATATGGGGGTTGATTATGCTTTATGGCAATCAACATCTTCAGGAGAAAGTACTCCTGTAATCCGTTTTTATCAGTGGAATCCTCCTGCTGTATCCGTTGGATATAATCAAAGTACTAATGATTTAATAAACACAGAATTCTGTAGTACCCATAATATCCCTATTGTAAAGAGGCCTACTGGTGGAAGTGCCATATTCCATGATATAGAACTCACCTACTCTTTCTGTGGAAATGTAAAAAATCACTACTCTTTTGGTATGCCTTTATCTTCATATATAACTGTATGCGAGGGCATTATAAAGGGACTGGAATATCTTGGTATCAAGGCAGAGATACGTGGTTTTTCAGAAGGAAAAGAACCATCCTACACAACGAGAGACTGTTTTTCTCTCTCTTCAAGACATGATATTGTGGTGGAAGGGAGGAAAATTGTCGGCTCTGCACAGAGGAGAAATAAAAATGCTTTTTTACAGCATGGTTCAATACTGATTGATATAAACAGAGAGTTATGGGATGCTATATTTATTGAGAAAGTTGACTTTTTAAAAATAATATCTCTGAAAGAATTATTCAAAAAGAGTATATCCATTGAGATGCTTATTAAAAATATAATAATGGGCTTTGAAGATATATTTGGAGTACATTTTTTAGAAGGAGCCCTAACAGAAAAAGAGAGAAACAGAATAGGAGAGTGGAAGAGTTACCAGAAAGCAGGATAA